A window from Anser cygnoides isolate HZ-2024a breed goose chromosome 1, Taihu_goose_T2T_genome, whole genome shotgun sequence encodes these proteins:
- the LOC125180089 gene encoding noggin-like: MQGPCRCLLLLLLFLLLLCLLPLPPPGASGLAPPPPEDPRDPPPPPGTADPAARLLRGRPSAPVRPYSLSLSPEDYRYAPKPRHLRLGRLRRLLGSAFDSFWMSAEEPAGRNGTAATEDLEALSRELAEGAGRYRRKLWREAEGLELPTLLPPVPGLPPELPTAVARRLRQWLVEWAACRLTSTWVDLGPVFWPRWVRHTACQPDPSGCSWPPGMACRPAQLTHLKLLAWHCWAPRPPGPPHCAWRQIPYPVVVACKCSCR; encoded by the coding sequence ATGCAGGGCCCCTgccgctgcctcctcctcctcctcctcttcctcctcctcctctgcctgctgccgctgccgccgccgggtGCCTCAGGCctggcaccgccgccgccggagGACCCTCGAGACCCGCCACCGCCGCCCGGCACCGCAGACCCCGCTGCCCGCCTGCTGCGCGGCCGCCCCTCGGCCCCGGTGCGGCCCTACAGCCTCTCGCTCTCCCCCGAGGACTACCGCTACGCGCCCAAGCCCCGCCATCTACGGCTCGGACGGCTTCGCCGGCTGCTGGGCTCGGCCTTCGACTCCTTCTGGATGTCGGCCGAGGAGCCGGCGGGTCGCAACGGCACCGCCGCCACCGAGGACCTGGAGGCCCTGAGCCGGGAGCTGGCGGAGGGCGCCGGGCGGTACCGCCGCAAGCTGTGGCGCGAGGccgaggggctggagctgcccaccctgctgccccccgtGCCCGGGCTGCCCCCCGAGCTGCCCACCGCCGTGGCACGGCGCCTGCGGCAGTGGCTGGTGGAGTGGGCCGCTTGCCGCCTCACCTCCACCTGGGTGGACCTAGGGCCCGTCTTCTGGCCCCGCTGGGTGCGCCATACCGCCTGCCAGCCCGACCCCTCCGGCTGCTCCTGGCCCCCCGGCATGGCCTGCCGTCCTGCCCAGCTCACCCACCTCAAGCTGCTGGCCTGGCACTGCtgggccccgcggccccccggccccccgcacTGCGCCTGGCGCCAGATCCCCTACCCCGTGGTGGTCGCCTGCAAGTGCTCCTGCcgctga
- the GCAT gene encoding 2-amino-3-ketobutyrate coenzyme A ligase, mitochondrial, protein MWLRAAARAAGAGAGAGGSRSASGAAAAQLRRRLEGELEGIRGAGTWKSERVIASPQGPHLRLAGGGGAGILNFCANNYLGLSSHPQVIRAAVRALEEFGAGLSSVRFICGTQSIHKDLEEKIARFHQREDAILYASCFDANAGIFEALLTPEDAVLSDELNHASIIDGIRLCKANKYRYKHMDMQDLEAKLQDAQKHRLRLVATDGAFSMDGDIAPLREICQLAQKYDALVFIDECHATGFLGPNGRGTDELLGVMDKVTIINSTLGKALGGAAGGYTTGPKPLIDLLRQRSRPYLFSNSLPPAVVGCASKALDLLMESNAIAQSMAAKTQRFRSKMMAAGFTISGKDHPICPVMLGDARLAAVMAEDMLSRGIYVIGFSYPVVPKGKARIRVQISAVHSDEDIDRCVEAFTEVGRKHGALP, encoded by the exons ATGTGGCtccgggcggcggcgcgggcggccggggccggggccggggccgggggctcccggTCGGCttcgggggcggcggcggcgcagctCCGGCGGCGGCTGgagggggagctggaggggatcCGCGGCGCCGGCACCTGGAAGAGCGAGAGGGTCATCGCCTCCCCGCAGGGCCCCCACCTCCGCctggctggcggcggcggcgccg GGATCCTCAACTTCTGCGCCAACAACTACCTGGGGCTGTCCAGCCACCCGCAGGTGATCCGCGCCGCCGTGCGAGCCCTCGAGGAGTTCGGCGCCGGCCTCAGCTCCGTGCGCTTCATCTGCGGCACGCAG agcaTACACAAGGACCTGGAGGAGAAGATCGCGCGCTTCCACCAGAGGGAGGACGCCATCCTCTACGCCAGCTGCTTCGACGCAAACGCCGGCATCTTTGAG GCTCTGCTCACCCCGGAGGACGCAGTGCTGTCCGACGAGCTGAACCATGCCTCCATCATCGACGGCATCCGCCTGTGCAAGGCGAACAAGTACCGCTACAAGCACATGGACATGCAGGACCTGGAGGCCAAGCTGCAGGACGCGCAG AAACACCGCCTGCGGCTGGTGGCCACCGATGGTGCCTTCTCCATGGACGGTGACATCGCGCCCCTGCGGGAGATCTGCCAGCTGGCCCAGAAGTATGACGCCCTGGTTTTCATCGACGAATGCCATGCCACAGGGTTCCTCGGGCCCAACGGCCG GGGTACTGATGAGCTCCTGGGAGTGATGGACAAGGTCACCATCATCAACTCCACCCTGGGAAAAGCtcttggaggagctgcag GTGGGTACACGACGGGCCCCAAACCCCTCATCGATCTGCTCCGCCAGCGCTCCCGCCCGTACCTCTTCTCCAACAGCCTGCCCCCCGCCGTGGTGGGCTGCGCCTCCAAGGCCCTGGACCTGCTCATGGAGAGCAACGCCATCGCCCAGTCCATGGCCGCCAAGACCCAGCG cttcagaAGCAAGATGATGGCAGCCGGCTTCACCATCTCAGGGAAAGACCATCCCATCTGTCCCGTCATGCTCGGGGACGCCCGGCTGGCTGCAGTGATGGCTGAGGACATGCTGAGCAGAG GTATTTATGTCATTGGCTTCAGCTACCCCGTGGTCCCCAAGGGGAAAGCCCGCATCCGGGTCCAGATTTCGGCTGTGCACAGCGACGAGGACATCGACCGCTGCGTGGAGGCCTTCACCGAGGTGGGACGGAAACACGGAGCGCTGCCTTGA
- the H1-0 gene encoding histone H1.0 — MTDSPIPAPAPAAKPKRARAPRKPASHPTYSEMIAAAIRADKSRGGSSRQSIQKYVKSHYKVGQHADLQIKLAIRRLLTTGVLKQTKGVGASGSFRLAKGDKAKRSPAGRKKKKKAARKSTSPKKAARPRKARSPAKKPKAAARKARKKSRASPKKAKKPKTVKAKSLKTSKPKKARRSKPRAKSGARKSPKKK; from the coding sequence ATGACGGACAGCCCgatcccggccccggccccggccgccaAGCCCAAACGGGCGAGGGCACCTCGGAAGCCGGCGTCCCACCCTACCTACTCGGAGATGATCGCGGCGGCCATCCGAGCCGACAAGAGCCGCGGCGGCTCCTCCCGGCAGTCCATCCAGAAGTACGTGAAGAGCCACTACAAGGTGGGCCAGCACGCCGACCTCCAGATCAAGCTCGCCATCCGGCGCCTGCTCACCACCGGCGTCCTCAAGCAGACCAAAGGGGTCGGGGCCTCCGGCTCCTTCCGTCTGGCCAAGGGAGACAAGGCCAAGAGGTCCCCggctgggaggaagaagaagaagaaggctGCCAGAAAGTCCACGTCGCCCAAGAAGGCGGCGAGGCCCAGGAAAGCCAGGTCACCGGCGAAGAAGCCCAAAGCCGCTGCCAGGAAAGCCAGGAAGAAGTCGAGGGCCAGTCCCAAGAAAGCCAAGAAGCCAAAGACTGTTAAGGCCAAGTCGCTGAAGACATCCAAGCCCAAGAAGGCAAGGCGGTCGAAACCCAGAGCCAAATCCGGCGCCCGGAAATCACCCAAAAAGAAGTGA
- the TRIOBP gene encoding TRIO and F-actin-binding protein isoform X4: MSILDEPGEWKKHWFVLTDSSLRYYRDSNAEEADDLDGEIDLRSCTDVTEFAVQRNYGFQIHTKDAIFTLSAMTSGIRRNWIEALRKNVRPVSAPDVTKLSDCNKENTIRNCVPTKGSLRAEEQQRPGSEGSAKGSPWKADGQRHAFDYVELSPLQQDPHNQGSPPRTRGSLRVSERAPKHEDLERDLALRSEERRKWFESPDGGVPNTDGLGGDSSRKAGEPALPTTPLSEEQRVRLNEEIEKKWLELERLPLKDSRRVPLTALLNQGKGSHGDLNEALKKEVQSLRAQLESCRAKNESLREATKSQGDSHVPRGYISQEACERSLAEMESSHQQVMEELQRHHQRELERLRQEKERLLAEEAAATAAAIEALKKAHREEMNKELGRTRSFQQCGSISDALQKQHQLDVDSLKRELQVLSEQYSQKCLEIGQLTEKAEEREQTLQRCQQEGKQLLRKNQELQTRLSDEIGKLRSFISSRCSGDRPQNNERSSCELEVLLRVKENELLYVKKEVQCLREELQMMQKDKRFASGKYQDVYAELNHIKVRSEREIEQLKEHLRLAMAALQEKESLCNSVSE, from the exons ATGTCCATCCTGGACGAGCCAGGAGAG TGGAAGAAGCACTGGTTCGTGCTGACCGACTCGAGCCTGAGATATTACAGGGACTCGAACGCCGAGGAG GCCGATGACCTCGATGGCGAAATCGATCTCCGCTCCTGCACAGACGTGACAGAATTTGCGGTGCAGCGCAACTACGGCTTCCAGATACAC ACGAAGGATGCCATCTTCACGCTGTCGGCGATGACCTCGGGCATCCGGCGCAACTGGATCGAGGCGCTGAGGAAGAACGTGCGCCCCGTCAGCGCTCCGGATGTCACCAA GCTCTCCGACTGCAACAAGGAGAACACGATCCGTAACTGCGTCCCGACAAAGGGCTCGCTGcgggcagaggagcagcagcggcCGGGCTCCGAGGGCAGCGCCAAGGGCAGCCCCTGGAAGGCGGACGGGCAGCGCCATGCCTTCGACTACGTGGAACTGTCCCCCTTGCAGCAGGACCCCCACAATCAGGGGTCCCCGCCGAGGACGAGAGGGAGCTTGAGGGTCTCGGAGCGAGCGCCCAAGCACGAGGATCTGGAGCGGGATCTGGCTCTCCGCTCAGAGGAGAGGCGCAAGTGGTTCGAGAGCCCCGACGGCGGCGTCCCCAACACCGATGGCCTGGGGGGGGACTCATCCCGCAAGGCGGGGGAGCCGGCTCTGCCCACCACCCCGCTTTCGGAGGAGCAGCGGGTTCGGCTGAACGAGGAGATAGAGAAGAAgtggctggagctggaacgCCTGCCCTTGAAGGACTCGCGGCGGGTGCCCTTGACAGCACTGCTGAACCAGGGCAAGGGAAGCCACGGAGACCTCAACGAGGCGCTGAAAAAGGAG GTCCAGTCACTGCGGGCGCAGCTGGAGTCCTGCCGGGCCAAAAACGAGAGCCTTCGGGAGGCGACAAAATCCCAGGGGGACAGCCACGTGCCCCGGGGGTACATCTCTCAG GAGGCCTGCGAGCGCAGCCTGGCCGAGATGGAGTCGTCCCACCAGCAGGTGATGGAGGAGCTCCAGAGGCACCACCagcgggagctggagcggctgcggcagGAGAAGGAGCGGCTCCTCgcagaggaggctgcagccacagcagcgG CCATCGAAGCACTGAAGAAAGCCCACCGGGAGGAGATGAACAAGGAGCTGGGCAGGACACGAAGCTTTCAGCAGTGCGGCTCCATCTCGGATGCCCTCCAGAAGCAGCACCA GTTGGACGTGGACTCCCTGAAGCGGGAGCTGCAGGTGCTTTCCGAGCAGTACTCCCAGAAGTGCCTGGAAATCGGGCAGCTCACGGAGAAAGCGGAGGAGCGGGAGCAGACACTGCAGCGCTGCCAGCAAGAGGGGAAGCAGCTCCTGCGGAAGAACCAG GAGCTGCAGACCCGCCTCTCGGACGAGATCGGGAAGCTGCGGAGCTTCATCTCCTCGCGGTGCTCCGGGGACCGACCACAAAACAACGAGCGCAGCTCCTGCGAGCTGGAG GTGCTGCTACGGGTGAAGGAGAACGAGCTGCTGTACGTGAAGAAGGAGGTGCAGTGCCTCCGGGAGGAGCTTCAGATGATGCAAAAG GACAAGAGATTTGCCTCAGGGAAATACCAGGACGTCTACGCGGAGCTGAATCACATTAAGGTGCGCTCAGAGCGGGAGATCGAGCAGCTGAAGGAGCATCTGCGCCTGGCCATGGCGGCCCTGCAGGAGAAGGAATCACTGTGCAACAGCGTCAGCGAGTAA
- the TRIOBP gene encoding TRIO and F-actin-binding protein isoform X3 produces the protein MTPDLLNFKKGWMSILDEPGEWKKHWFVLTDSSLRYYRDSNAEEADDLDGEIDLRSCTDVTEFAVQRNYGFQIHTKDAIFTLSAMTSGIRRNWIEALRKNVRPVSAPDVTKLSDCNKENTIRNCVPTKGSLRAEEQQRPGSEGSAKGSPWKADGQRHAFDYVELSPLQQDPHNQGSPPRTRGSLRVSERAPKHEDLERDLALRSEERRKWFESPDGGVPNTDGLGGDSSRKAGEPALPTTPLSEEQRVRLNEEIEKKWLELERLPLKDSRRVPLTALLNQGKGSHGDLNEALKKEVQSLRAQLESCRAKNESLREATKSQGDSHVPRGYISQEACERSLAEMESSHQQVMEELQRHHQRELERLRQEKERLLAEEAAATAAAIEALKKAHREEMNKELGRTRSFQQCGSISDALQKQHQLDVDSLKRELQVLSEQYSQKCLEIGQLTEKAEEREQTLQRCQQEGKQLLRKNQELQTRLSDEIGKLRSFISSRCSGDRPQNNERSSCELEVLLRVKENELLYVKKEVQCLREELQMMQKDKRFASGKYQDVYAELNHIKVRSEREIEQLKEHLRLAMAALQEKESLCNSVSE, from the exons ATGACG ccagATCTCCTCAATTTCAAGAAGGGATGGATGTCCATCCTGGACGAGCCAGGAGAG TGGAAGAAGCACTGGTTCGTGCTGACCGACTCGAGCCTGAGATATTACAGGGACTCGAACGCCGAGGAG GCCGATGACCTCGATGGCGAAATCGATCTCCGCTCCTGCACAGACGTGACAGAATTTGCGGTGCAGCGCAACTACGGCTTCCAGATACAC ACGAAGGATGCCATCTTCACGCTGTCGGCGATGACCTCGGGCATCCGGCGCAACTGGATCGAGGCGCTGAGGAAGAACGTGCGCCCCGTCAGCGCTCCGGATGTCACCAA GCTCTCCGACTGCAACAAGGAGAACACGATCCGTAACTGCGTCCCGACAAAGGGCTCGCTGcgggcagaggagcagcagcggcCGGGCTCCGAGGGCAGCGCCAAGGGCAGCCCCTGGAAGGCGGACGGGCAGCGCCATGCCTTCGACTACGTGGAACTGTCCCCCTTGCAGCAGGACCCCCACAATCAGGGGTCCCCGCCGAGGACGAGAGGGAGCTTGAGGGTCTCGGAGCGAGCGCCCAAGCACGAGGATCTGGAGCGGGATCTGGCTCTCCGCTCAGAGGAGAGGCGCAAGTGGTTCGAGAGCCCCGACGGCGGCGTCCCCAACACCGATGGCCTGGGGGGGGACTCATCCCGCAAGGCGGGGGAGCCGGCTCTGCCCACCACCCCGCTTTCGGAGGAGCAGCGGGTTCGGCTGAACGAGGAGATAGAGAAGAAgtggctggagctggaacgCCTGCCCTTGAAGGACTCGCGGCGGGTGCCCTTGACAGCACTGCTGAACCAGGGCAAGGGAAGCCACGGAGACCTCAACGAGGCGCTGAAAAAGGAG GTCCAGTCACTGCGGGCGCAGCTGGAGTCCTGCCGGGCCAAAAACGAGAGCCTTCGGGAGGCGACAAAATCCCAGGGGGACAGCCACGTGCCCCGGGGGTACATCTCTCAG GAGGCCTGCGAGCGCAGCCTGGCCGAGATGGAGTCGTCCCACCAGCAGGTGATGGAGGAGCTCCAGAGGCACCACCagcgggagctggagcggctgcggcagGAGAAGGAGCGGCTCCTCgcagaggaggctgcagccacagcagcgG CCATCGAAGCACTGAAGAAAGCCCACCGGGAGGAGATGAACAAGGAGCTGGGCAGGACACGAAGCTTTCAGCAGTGCGGCTCCATCTCGGATGCCCTCCAGAAGCAGCACCA GTTGGACGTGGACTCCCTGAAGCGGGAGCTGCAGGTGCTTTCCGAGCAGTACTCCCAGAAGTGCCTGGAAATCGGGCAGCTCACGGAGAAAGCGGAGGAGCGGGAGCAGACACTGCAGCGCTGCCAGCAAGAGGGGAAGCAGCTCCTGCGGAAGAACCAG GAGCTGCAGACCCGCCTCTCGGACGAGATCGGGAAGCTGCGGAGCTTCATCTCCTCGCGGTGCTCCGGGGACCGACCACAAAACAACGAGCGCAGCTCCTGCGAGCTGGAG GTGCTGCTACGGGTGAAGGAGAACGAGCTGCTGTACGTGAAGAAGGAGGTGCAGTGCCTCCGGGAGGAGCTTCAGATGATGCAAAAG GACAAGAGATTTGCCTCAGGGAAATACCAGGACGTCTACGCGGAGCTGAATCACATTAAGGTGCGCTCAGAGCGGGAGATCGAGCAGCTGAAGGAGCATCTGCGCCTGGCCATGGCGGCCCTGCAGGAGAAGGAATCACTGTGCAACAGCGTCAGCGAGTAA
- the TRIOBP gene encoding TRIO and F-actin-binding protein isoform X1 has protein sequence MWKSQKEISPAGPARGAERRWGNPGELLHARGSGKQPECGWQSLREKLQPPLPGKGTDGDWRGRGKPLRPVSPTRPLEQDWKGRGDAHQAQKPEKDSKLQEKPLCHVDLMHQLEKDWRSPGRCLDVWPRPDDSWRRPESPVQQLEDDWKAPERTQDSNNPEKPLESDWGSKKLPIYHPQPGGGTFPAQSSSGSQRPQPNAGERRNKPDLLNFKKGWMSILDEPGEWKKHWFVLTDSSLRYYRDSNAEEADDLDGEIDLRSCTDVTEFAVQRNYGFQIHTKDAIFTLSAMTSGIRRNWIEALRKNVRPVSAPDVTKLSDCNKENTIRNCVPTKGSLRAEEQQRPGSEGSAKGSPWKADGQRHAFDYVELSPLQQDPHNQGSPPRTRGSLRVSERAPKHEDLERDLALRSEERRKWFESPDGGVPNTDGLGGDSSRKAGEPALPTTPLSEEQRVRLNEEIEKKWLELERLPLKDSRRVPLTALLNQGKGSHGDLNEALKKEVQSLRAQLESCRAKNESLREATKSQGDSHVPRGYISQEACERSLAEMESSHQQVMEELQRHHQRELERLRQEKERLLAEEAAATAAAIEALKKAHREEMNKELGRTRSFQQCGSISDALQKQHQLDVDSLKRELQVLSEQYSQKCLEIGQLTEKAEEREQTLQRCQQEGKQLLRKNQELQTRLSDEIGKLRSFISSRCSGDRPQNNERSSCELEVLLRVKENELLYVKKEVQCLREELQMMQKDKRFASGKYQDVYAELNHIKVRSEREIEQLKEHLRLAMAALQEKESLCNSVSE, from the exons ATGTGGAAAAGCCAAAAGGAGATCTCCCCAGCTGGCCCAGCACGGGGGGCAGAGAGGAGGTGGGGGAACCCGGGGGAGCTGCTGCACGCCAGGGGCTCCGGGAAACAGCCTGAATGTGGCTGGCAGAGCCTCCGAGAAAAactgcagcctcccctccccgggAAGGGCACGGACGGTGACTGGAGAGGCCGAGGGAAGCCCCTGCGTCCTGTGAGCCCAACGCGCCCTCTGGAGCAGGACTGGAAGGGCCGTGGAGATGCCCACCAAGCTCAGAAGCCAGAGAAGGACTCGAAGCTCCAGGAGAAACCCCTGTGCCACGTGGACTTGATGCACCAGCTGGAAAAGGACTGGAGAAGCCCTGGGAGATGTCTAGATGTCTGGCCACGGCCGGATGACAGCTGGAGAAGGCCTGAGAGTCcagtgcagcagctggaagacGACTGGAAGGCGCCTGAGCGCACCCAGGACTCAAACAACCCCGAAAAGCCCTTGGAAAGTGACTGGGGGAGCAAGAAGCTTCCTATTTATCAC ccccagccggGTGGAGGCACCTTCCCAGCACAAAGCTCCTCGGGCAGCCAGCGCCCACAGCCGAATGCCGGTGAGAGACGCAACAAG ccagATCTCCTCAATTTCAAGAAGGGATGGATGTCCATCCTGGACGAGCCAGGAGAG TGGAAGAAGCACTGGTTCGTGCTGACCGACTCGAGCCTGAGATATTACAGGGACTCGAACGCCGAGGAG GCCGATGACCTCGATGGCGAAATCGATCTCCGCTCCTGCACAGACGTGACAGAATTTGCGGTGCAGCGCAACTACGGCTTCCAGATACAC ACGAAGGATGCCATCTTCACGCTGTCGGCGATGACCTCGGGCATCCGGCGCAACTGGATCGAGGCGCTGAGGAAGAACGTGCGCCCCGTCAGCGCTCCGGATGTCACCAA GCTCTCCGACTGCAACAAGGAGAACACGATCCGTAACTGCGTCCCGACAAAGGGCTCGCTGcgggcagaggagcagcagcggcCGGGCTCCGAGGGCAGCGCCAAGGGCAGCCCCTGGAAGGCGGACGGGCAGCGCCATGCCTTCGACTACGTGGAACTGTCCCCCTTGCAGCAGGACCCCCACAATCAGGGGTCCCCGCCGAGGACGAGAGGGAGCTTGAGGGTCTCGGAGCGAGCGCCCAAGCACGAGGATCTGGAGCGGGATCTGGCTCTCCGCTCAGAGGAGAGGCGCAAGTGGTTCGAGAGCCCCGACGGCGGCGTCCCCAACACCGATGGCCTGGGGGGGGACTCATCCCGCAAGGCGGGGGAGCCGGCTCTGCCCACCACCCCGCTTTCGGAGGAGCAGCGGGTTCGGCTGAACGAGGAGATAGAGAAGAAgtggctggagctggaacgCCTGCCCTTGAAGGACTCGCGGCGGGTGCCCTTGACAGCACTGCTGAACCAGGGCAAGGGAAGCCACGGAGACCTCAACGAGGCGCTGAAAAAGGAG GTCCAGTCACTGCGGGCGCAGCTGGAGTCCTGCCGGGCCAAAAACGAGAGCCTTCGGGAGGCGACAAAATCCCAGGGGGACAGCCACGTGCCCCGGGGGTACATCTCTCAG GAGGCCTGCGAGCGCAGCCTGGCCGAGATGGAGTCGTCCCACCAGCAGGTGATGGAGGAGCTCCAGAGGCACCACCagcgggagctggagcggctgcggcagGAGAAGGAGCGGCTCCTCgcagaggaggctgcagccacagcagcgG CCATCGAAGCACTGAAGAAAGCCCACCGGGAGGAGATGAACAAGGAGCTGGGCAGGACACGAAGCTTTCAGCAGTGCGGCTCCATCTCGGATGCCCTCCAGAAGCAGCACCA GTTGGACGTGGACTCCCTGAAGCGGGAGCTGCAGGTGCTTTCCGAGCAGTACTCCCAGAAGTGCCTGGAAATCGGGCAGCTCACGGAGAAAGCGGAGGAGCGGGAGCAGACACTGCAGCGCTGCCAGCAAGAGGGGAAGCAGCTCCTGCGGAAGAACCAG GAGCTGCAGACCCGCCTCTCGGACGAGATCGGGAAGCTGCGGAGCTTCATCTCCTCGCGGTGCTCCGGGGACCGACCACAAAACAACGAGCGCAGCTCCTGCGAGCTGGAG GTGCTGCTACGGGTGAAGGAGAACGAGCTGCTGTACGTGAAGAAGGAGGTGCAGTGCCTCCGGGAGGAGCTTCAGATGATGCAAAAG GACAAGAGATTTGCCTCAGGGAAATACCAGGACGTCTACGCGGAGCTGAATCACATTAAGGTGCGCTCAGAGCGGGAGATCGAGCAGCTGAAGGAGCATCTGCGCCTGGCCATGGCGGCCCTGCAGGAGAAGGAATCACTGTGCAACAGCGTCAGCGAGTAA
- the TRIOBP gene encoding TRIO and F-actin-binding protein isoform X2, whose translation MPYRWREPDLLNFKKGWMSILDEPGEWKKHWFVLTDSSLRYYRDSNAEEADDLDGEIDLRSCTDVTEFAVQRNYGFQIHTKDAIFTLSAMTSGIRRNWIEALRKNVRPVSAPDVTKLSDCNKENTIRNCVPTKGSLRAEEQQRPGSEGSAKGSPWKADGQRHAFDYVELSPLQQDPHNQGSPPRTRGSLRVSERAPKHEDLERDLALRSEERRKWFESPDGGVPNTDGLGGDSSRKAGEPALPTTPLSEEQRVRLNEEIEKKWLELERLPLKDSRRVPLTALLNQGKGSHGDLNEALKKEVQSLRAQLESCRAKNESLREATKSQGDSHVPRGYISQEACERSLAEMESSHQQVMEELQRHHQRELERLRQEKERLLAEEAAATAAAIEALKKAHREEMNKELGRTRSFQQCGSISDALQKQHQLDVDSLKRELQVLSEQYSQKCLEIGQLTEKAEEREQTLQRCQQEGKQLLRKNQELQTRLSDEIGKLRSFISSRCSGDRPQNNERSSCELEVLLRVKENELLYVKKEVQCLREELQMMQKDKRFASGKYQDVYAELNHIKVRSEREIEQLKEHLRLAMAALQEKESLCNSVSE comes from the exons ATGCCGTACCGGTGGCGTGAG ccagATCTCCTCAATTTCAAGAAGGGATGGATGTCCATCCTGGACGAGCCAGGAGAG TGGAAGAAGCACTGGTTCGTGCTGACCGACTCGAGCCTGAGATATTACAGGGACTCGAACGCCGAGGAG GCCGATGACCTCGATGGCGAAATCGATCTCCGCTCCTGCACAGACGTGACAGAATTTGCGGTGCAGCGCAACTACGGCTTCCAGATACAC ACGAAGGATGCCATCTTCACGCTGTCGGCGATGACCTCGGGCATCCGGCGCAACTGGATCGAGGCGCTGAGGAAGAACGTGCGCCCCGTCAGCGCTCCGGATGTCACCAA GCTCTCCGACTGCAACAAGGAGAACACGATCCGTAACTGCGTCCCGACAAAGGGCTCGCTGcgggcagaggagcagcagcggcCGGGCTCCGAGGGCAGCGCCAAGGGCAGCCCCTGGAAGGCGGACGGGCAGCGCCATGCCTTCGACTACGTGGAACTGTCCCCCTTGCAGCAGGACCCCCACAATCAGGGGTCCCCGCCGAGGACGAGAGGGAGCTTGAGGGTCTCGGAGCGAGCGCCCAAGCACGAGGATCTGGAGCGGGATCTGGCTCTCCGCTCAGAGGAGAGGCGCAAGTGGTTCGAGAGCCCCGACGGCGGCGTCCCCAACACCGATGGCCTGGGGGGGGACTCATCCCGCAAGGCGGGGGAGCCGGCTCTGCCCACCACCCCGCTTTCGGAGGAGCAGCGGGTTCGGCTGAACGAGGAGATAGAGAAGAAgtggctggagctggaacgCCTGCCCTTGAAGGACTCGCGGCGGGTGCCCTTGACAGCACTGCTGAACCAGGGCAAGGGAAGCCACGGAGACCTCAACGAGGCGCTGAAAAAGGAG GTCCAGTCACTGCGGGCGCAGCTGGAGTCCTGCCGGGCCAAAAACGAGAGCCTTCGGGAGGCGACAAAATCCCAGGGGGACAGCCACGTGCCCCGGGGGTACATCTCTCAG GAGGCCTGCGAGCGCAGCCTGGCCGAGATGGAGTCGTCCCACCAGCAGGTGATGGAGGAGCTCCAGAGGCACCACCagcgggagctggagcggctgcggcagGAGAAGGAGCGGCTCCTCgcagaggaggctgcagccacagcagcgG CCATCGAAGCACTGAAGAAAGCCCACCGGGAGGAGATGAACAAGGAGCTGGGCAGGACACGAAGCTTTCAGCAGTGCGGCTCCATCTCGGATGCCCTCCAGAAGCAGCACCA GTTGGACGTGGACTCCCTGAAGCGGGAGCTGCAGGTGCTTTCCGAGCAGTACTCCCAGAAGTGCCTGGAAATCGGGCAGCTCACGGAGAAAGCGGAGGAGCGGGAGCAGACACTGCAGCGCTGCCAGCAAGAGGGGAAGCAGCTCCTGCGGAAGAACCAG GAGCTGCAGACCCGCCTCTCGGACGAGATCGGGAAGCTGCGGAGCTTCATCTCCTCGCGGTGCTCCGGGGACCGACCACAAAACAACGAGCGCAGCTCCTGCGAGCTGGAG GTGCTGCTACGGGTGAAGGAGAACGAGCTGCTGTACGTGAAGAAGGAGGTGCAGTGCCTCCGGGAGGAGCTTCAGATGATGCAAAAG GACAAGAGATTTGCCTCAGGGAAATACCAGGACGTCTACGCGGAGCTGAATCACATTAAGGTGCGCTCAGAGCGGGAGATCGAGCAGCTGAAGGAGCATCTGCGCCTGGCCATGGCGGCCCTGCAGGAGAAGGAATCACTGTGCAACAGCGTCAGCGAGTAA